DNA from Mycobacterium bourgelatii:
GTGGGTGGCGACGACCTGGTTCTGCGCCTTGAACACCGCGATTGCCTGGTCGACCGCGGCGCCGGGGTCCACCACTTCCGCCGGTGCGGGCAGATCCGCCAGCTTGGTGGCCGCGGCCGCCCTGGCCGCGTAGGTGTACATCGCCTCGGAATCCTGCGCCCAGAACTCGGCGTACTGAGCCTCGGTCGTCCCGATTGCCTGGCTGTTCTGCCCCAAGATATTGGTCGCGACCAACTCGGCCAGCAAGGCGCGGTTGGCCGCGATCAATGGGGGCGCAACGGAGCCGGCGAACGCCGCCTCGTACGCCGTCGCTGCCGCGCTCGCCTGACTCGCGGCATTCGCGGCCTCGTCGGCGCTGATCTCCAGCCAAGTGATGAACGGGCTCACCGACGCAAGCAGCGACCCCGCGGCCGGTCCCAGCCAGGGGCCGCTGGTCAGCGAGGTAATCACCGACCGGTGGCCCGCGACGGCTTCTTGCAGTTCAGCGGCCAGGCCGGCCCATGCCGCCGCGGCCGCCACCAGCGAGCCGGCGCCCGGGCCGGCGTAGATCTTCGCCGAGTTGATCTCCGGCGGCAACAATCCGTAGTCCACCATCAGTACCCCCTCCTCACCCAGGCCGACTAGAGCGCCGCAGCCGCGTTGGCCGCCTCGGTCTCCGCGTACGAACCCGCGCTGGTCGCCAACGTCGCCGACAACGCCGCCTGAATCTGCGCGGCCCTGGCGTGCAGTTCCTGGAACCGGGCGGCGTGGGTGGCGAACTGGGCCGCCGTCAGCACCGAAACCTCATCGACGGCCGCTGGGACGACTCCGGTCGTCGGGCCGGCCGCAGTGGCGTTCGCGACGTTCAATGAAGCACCGATCGACTGCAGGTTGCTGGCGGCCGCCGCCAACACCTCTGGATACGCAGTGACGAAAGACATAAGATTCCTCCAGCGACCAGTGGGGATAAATGCGAACACGTCGCTGTGCTCGTCGAACACCTCATGGCGTTCCGTTGTCGTTGAGGACGGTATTGACAGCGAGAGGGCGGGTTCAAAACGCCCGAAACCGTCAAAACAATGCTGATCTTGACGTTTGATCAACATTCATCCTGATTTTAACTCAGATTTTTCACAGGTAATGCAAAGGACGTTTAGGCGGGCTGCGGCGATATTCGAGCCGCGCGCTTGTCGCGCCACTTGGTGCCGGTCCACGGCCCGCCCAGCCCCCGACGGCAAGCTCCGTGGTGCGTTCACCCTTACGCGGTGATGCGTCTATTTCCCTCTAGCCCAAGCAATTTTAGTGTCTAGCACCCCTCAACACCGATCGCCAGCAACGTCAACGAGTTGTGGGTGAGAGCGCTTCGCGGCGCCTTTGCAGCTTGGTCGAAGACATTCGTCCGTCGGCATTGTCGGTATCGGAGACTGGACCGCTAGCACAGTCCCTACTAATCACAAAGAATATTGTTCAGGATGAAAATATGACCTAATTCGTGGTCAAGAATTAAAATTCTGGTGAATATATTTATTCTCTATGCCCACGGCACGCCCTGCGTCTGAGTGGACAGATTAAATTTCAATCTGATTTTATCGCCGCCGCCATGGTCGCCGGCTGAATTCGACCGACTCGGGCCAACCGATGGGGTTTGGACCGGCCCGCATTCTTGGCCAAGGCGTAGCTCGCATGTGACTTCGGCGCGACGGTGGCGCGGGACGCTGTTATTCATGACGGCGCTGGCGGTTGCCCCCGCATTGGTGGCGGCCCTGTGCATCGGCTACCACTTCGGCCGCCGCGCGGACGCCAAGACCCTTACCTGGAAACAGCGGACCAGTCGGATAGCGCTCGGTAGACGCGCGATCGCTTTGGGCGCCCTGCTGCTAGCCCGTCGCCTTCAGCACGGCTTCCTAAAGCAGCACACCCTCGCGGCCGCAAGCCGCAAGCAGCTTGGGTCGGTGGCCCGACAGCTACTCCGCTGAACCGGTCGCCCGGTTAGCCGGCTTACAGCTTGCTCGCGACGAAGTCGGCGGCCTGGTTCGCCATCCCGTCCTTGACGTACGCATTGGCCAGGTGCTGCGGCCAGTTCTGCTCCCAGGTGTTCGGGTCGGCCGGGTTACAGACCGGGTCGGCCCCGTGACACAGCTCGATGGTCCGGTCGTTGTAGATGGGATTGAAGTTGGTGATCGGACCCACCCACTGGCTGCCATTGCCGAACAGGGCGACGGCCGCGATGTGCTGGTCAATCCCCCCGGGGAGCGGGCTGTCGAACTTAAAGACATTCATCGGGACCGCCAGCACCACATCGGTCACCGCCGCGCCGAGCGAGTAGCCGCCAAGCACCAACCGAGTGTTTGGGCAGTTGGCGGCCACGCTCTGAATGTGGTGGCTCATGTCGTTGGCGCCGATGTCGATCTCCGTGTCGGCCGGGTACCGCACCGCGTATGTCGCCATGCTCTTGCCGCCGATCCGAGAGCGGAGCGCGTTGATGAAGGCATTGCCGAGGATTCCGGGTCCAGGTGATTCATACCGGCCGCGGGCGAAAACGACCTCCACGTCGGGGCAGTTCGCCGCTGCGGCGATTCCCACGCCCCCCGGCGTTCCGGGCGGCAGGACGGCGGCAGCCACCGAAAGCGACGCCGCGATAAACATCGCCGCGAGGACAACGATCGATTGACGAGAAACGATGGCACGCACGGGATGATGGTAGCCACTCCTGGGCACTGTTGGCATGCTTCTACCGCCTTTCACTCAGCCGTAACCACCCGCTGCGGCAAGACTGCTCATCTCGTTCGGTCGGCGAGGGATCATGGCCATATGGCCGACGAGGAACTCGACGCCTTATACGTGGTACCACCAGAAGCTTTTACTGCCGAACGCACCAGGTTGGCCAAGGCCGCCAAGTCCCGCGGTGATGCCGACGCCGCCAAGCGCATCTCCGCTGCGCGCAAGCCGACGACGGTGGCTTGGACGGCCAACTTGCTGGCGCTTCGGCACCCCGACGCGGTCCAGCGCCTGGCCGCCCTTGGTGACCGACTGCAGCAGGCGCACACCGAGATGGACGGCGCCAAGATCCGCGAGTTGTCCGCCAAGCAACGGGCCCTCATCGAAGAACTCTCGAAGGACGCGTTCAAACTGGCTTCCGAGTCGGGAAACGTGAAGACGCCGTCAGCGACGCTGCGCGACGACCTGACCGGCACGCTGCAGGCCGCAATCGCTGATGCCGAGGTCAGGGGGCGGTTGGGTCGACTGACCAAAGCTGAGCAGTGGTCCGGCTTCGGTGGCTTCGGCGAGGCGGCCCCAGCGCCGTCCCGGAAGGAGTCCCGCAAGGAGAAGCCGAAACCGTCGGCATCCGCGCGGGATGACAGCAAGCGCGCAGACAGCAAGGACGACAAGGCGCGCCAGAAGGCGCAGGAGCAGGAGAAACTGCAGGCTGCCGTCGCCGAGGCAGAGCAGGTCAAGACGAAAGCCGACGCCAAGGTGTCCGAGCTGCAATCCGAACGAGATGCGGCTCGGCAACGCCGCGACGATGCTGCGGCTACGCTGCGGGAGGCCGAACGCGCTCTCGACAGCGCCGAGGCTCGATATGAAAAGGCGATGAAAGCCAGCGACGCCGCGAAGGAGTCGGTCAGCGCCGCCAAGGCGCGATTGAATCGACTGCACTAGTGCACAGGCTGCCAGCGGCGTGGGAGCATTATTCGCCGAACGACCTCGGAAGGGCACCACAACACCATGGCCGAAGATCTGACGCCGCACTTCGACGACGTGCAGGCGCACTACGACCTGTCCGACGACTTCTTCCGGCTGTTTCTGGACCCGACCCAGACTTACAGCTGCGCGTACTTCGAGCGCGACGACATGACCCTGGAAGAAGCTCAGCTCGCCAAGATCGACCTGTCGCTGGGCAAGCTGGGCCTGGAGCCCGGGATGACCTTGCTTGATATCGGTTGCGGCTGGGGCGCCACCCTGCGCCGGGCCAT
Protein-coding regions in this window:
- a CDS encoding PPE family protein, which codes for MVDYGLLPPEINSAKIYAGPGAGSLVAAAAAWAGLAAELQEAVAGHRSVITSLTSGPWLGPAAGSLLASVSPFITWLEISADEAANAASQASAAATAYEAAFAGSVAPPLIAANRALLAELVATNILGQNSQAIGTTEAQYAEFWAQDSEAMYTYAARAAAATKLADLPAPAEVVDPGAAVDQAIAVFKAQNQVVATHVGNVLNQINPRVSEVLKTLAGPINGSAIDQWLVAHTPFDDVVGLFSKYLAPYVSTVACGIQSTQSFGQVSNGLTAMANFAKPAATAAKAAEGAAQAAGAAAANAGANIGSTAAGVAAGLGKAVPIGGLSAPASWVPWQTTTNPGVATAITAAAEGTNSFPMAPPFGQFLNGGYGRNQPTYGFKPSVMAKPPAAG
- a CDS encoding PE family protein; translated protein: MSFVTAYPEVLAAAASNLQSIGASLNVANATAAGPTTGVVPAAVDEVSVLTAAQFATHAARFQELHARAAQIQAALSATLATSAGSYAETEAANAAAAL
- a CDS encoding cutinase family protein, translated to MRAIVSRQSIVVLAAMFIAASLSVAAAVLPPGTPGGVGIAAAANCPDVEVVFARGRYESPGPGILGNAFINALRSRIGGKSMATYAVRYPADTEIDIGANDMSHHIQSVAANCPNTRLVLGGYSLGAAVTDVVLAVPMNVFKFDSPLPGGIDQHIAAVALFGNGSQWVGPITNFNPIYNDRTIELCHGADPVCNPADPNTWEQNWPQHLANAYVKDGMANQAADFVASKL